One window of the Lactobacillus sp. PV034 genome contains the following:
- a CDS encoding LVIS_2131 family protein — protein MTIGWNILGIFAWLVIILYLVFIVQNIRKRHLLMIVRDRKRFRWTTTLIDAIEVIVFFVATIFMVMITFFTTPDLENKKVISSKIEYEPLIMSTDNNQSYYVVATSSSKSAPRQRYKFYSNKERITVSSNYASISDGKDPMSIEANAIPYSKEGLEKADKQYQNAYVSIYTATYKKNWYNGIGLHSGKMATRYYLIRIPDQTFVKRVKD, from the coding sequence TATTTATTGTGCAAAATATCCGAAAACGACATTTGTTAATGATTGTCCGTGATCGTAAAAGGTTTAGATGGACAACAACACTCATTGATGCTATTGAAGTTATTGTATTTTTTGTAGCTACTATCTTTATGGTAATGATAACTTTCTTTACTACCCCTGATTTAGAAAATAAGAAAGTGATTTCTAGTAAAATAGAATATGAGCCCTTAATTATGAGTACAGATAATAATCAATCTTATTATGTAGTGGCCACATCTAGCAGCAAATCAGCTCCGCGTCAAAGATATAAGTTTTATAGTAATAAGGAGCGGATTACAGTTAGTAGCAATTATGCTTCTATCTCTGATGGTAAAGATCCAATGTCAATAGAAGCAAATGCTATTCCATATTCTAAAGAGGGATTAGAGAAGGCAGATAAACAATATCAGAATGCTTATGTTTCAATTTATACTGCTACTTATAAAAAGAACTGGTATAACGGAATTGGTCTTCATTCCGGTAAAATGGCGACAAGATACTATTTAATTAGAATTCCGGATCAGACTTTTGTTAAAAGAGTAAAAGATTAA
- the hflX gene encoding GTPase HflX, whose translation MIETKEKMVKAYLAGVNLNDPNFDYYMAELSELTKANHMQVVGQANQKTDKISAGTYFGLGKVNQIKASAQGLKAKVLIINDELTPTQIRNLEKMTKLRVLDRTELILEIFSNRAKTKQAKLQVRLAQLQYEFPRLHPSENNLDQQRGSGGASGGFANRGSGETQLELNRRTLGKQITAIKEELKNISKQETIKSARRNNSRLPQVALVGYTNAGKSTTMNELLKVFSDRANQKQVFEKDMLFATLDTSVRRINLDDKLSFILSDTVGFISKLPHNLIESFKATLQEIREADLLVNIVDSSDQNMIQMIKTTQTVLKELGITDIPVITAYNKADLTKRNYPQIEGNDILYSAKDPQSIKKLASLITNRIFSNYEVVNLKLPLQAGKLAAYLHENGQVLNEEYKENGIYLTVRLSPKDLNKYINYQIK comes from the coding sequence ATGATAGAGACAAAAGAAAAAATGGTTAAGGCTTACCTTGCTGGTGTTAATTTAAATGATCCTAATTTTGATTATTACATGGCAGAGCTGAGTGAATTAACTAAAGCTAATCATATGCAAGTAGTAGGACAAGCGAATCAAAAAACTGATAAAATTTCTGCTGGTACTTATTTTGGATTAGGTAAAGTAAACCAAATTAAAGCTTCTGCTCAAGGTTTAAAAGCAAAAGTTTTAATTATTAATGATGAACTAACACCCACACAAATTAGAAATTTAGAAAAAATGACTAAGTTACGTGTCCTTGACCGGACTGAATTGATTTTAGAAATTTTTTCAAACCGTGCTAAAACCAAACAAGCTAAGCTTCAAGTTCGCCTGGCACAATTACAGTATGAGTTTCCCCGCCTCCACCCTTCAGAAAATAATCTTGATCAACAACGTGGTTCAGGAGGAGCTAGTGGTGGATTTGCAAACCGTGGCTCAGGTGAAACTCAGCTTGAATTAAACCGACGGACATTAGGTAAACAGATTACAGCCATTAAAGAAGAACTTAAAAATATTTCTAAACAAGAAACAATAAAATCCGCTCGGAGAAATAATTCGCGCTTACCTCAGGTAGCTTTAGTTGGCTATACTAATGCTGGTAAATCAACCACCATGAACGAATTATTAAAAGTTTTTAGTGATCGTGCTAATCAAAAACAAGTTTTTGAAAAAGACATGCTTTTTGCTACGCTAGATACGAGCGTACGTCGAATTAATTTAGATGATAAATTGAGTTTTATTCTTTCTGATACAGTAGGATTTATTTCAAAGCTTCCTCATAACTTAATTGAATCTTTTAAGGCAACTCTTCAAGAGATAAGAGAAGCCGACTTACTGGTTAACATTGTTGATAGTTCTGATCAAAATATGATTCAAATGATTAAAACTACTCAAACTGTACTAAAAGAGTTGGGAATTACTGATATTCCAGTTATTACAGCATACAACAAAGCTGACCTTACAAAGAGAAATTATCCTCAAATTGAAGGTAATGATATACTTTATTCCGCTAAAGATCCTCAATCAATTAAAAAACTAGCTTCTTTAATTACAAACCGTATTTTCTCTAACTATGAGGTTGTTAATTTAAAACTTCCTCTCCAAGCTGGTAAGTTAGCTGCTTACCTTCACGAGAATGGGCAAGTACTTAATGAAGAATACAAAGAGAATGGAATTTATTTAACAGTTAGACTCAGTCCAAAAGATCTCAATAAATATATAAATTACCAAATTAAATAA
- a CDS encoding TcaA 3rd/4th domain-containing protein, which produces MNKKFCPNCGHPIKNDADFCPNCGTKLNKKQENPTKEIHKEPSSTQAVSQEPQSRVAMVKNKAPMSKKTKLQIVIAAIVLIIIILFVGIGNWYYPKANQVNRIVNTLQTSTEVSKVIKPEDTAVKVTKENSKSTREYFKNLANVAETENSLVNNGTYGDYTLVEDGKNLLFFPKYKLEVPTYNPTVTTSHANSTIYVNGKNVGKVSSDGADNYSHKIGPLLQGAYSIKISSKVHGKTLTAKLNEEIKSNANISMDIKTASFKVKSVPNGVVYINGEKAGKLSKNGMKKFTDYPITDNMSLYVETTVKGKKVKSEVMKNVESQVYDDETTTLEPEFAGQISKTDAEDLLTRVLDTDDPDEDSFVDGNNSRAYHLIVDALKKTSDMDGFESIGDCKVKILNTKLTSNRESTINFQVSYEFDFEDKTNKQTIEWDGCIIQNNGSTDNPNYQIKELGNSKMISNEDTAD; this is translated from the coding sequence ATGAATAAGAAATTTTGTCCAAATTGTGGACATCCGATAAAAAATGATGCTGATTTTTGTCCAAATTGTGGCACTAAATTAAATAAGAAACAAGAAAATCCTACTAAAGAAATTCATAAGGAACCATCTTCAACTCAAGCTGTTTCACAAGAGCCACAATCACGAGTTGCTATGGTGAAGAATAAAGCACCAATGTCTAAAAAGACAAAGTTACAAATTGTTATCGCAGCGATTGTGTTGATAATTATTATTTTATTTGTTGGAATAGGTAATTGGTATTATCCAAAAGCAAATCAAGTTAACCGCATTGTTAATACTTTGCAGACAAGTACAGAAGTAAGTAAAGTAATAAAACCTGAAGATACTGCTGTTAAAGTAACCAAAGAAAACAGTAAATCTACGCGAGAATACTTTAAGAATCTAGCTAATGTAGCAGAGACAGAAAATTCATTGGTAAATAATGGCACTTATGGCGATTACACATTAGTTGAAGATGGAAAAAATCTTCTCTTCTTCCCAAAATATAAATTAGAAGTACCAACTTATAATCCAACTGTTACAACTAGCCATGCTAATTCCACAATTTATGTAAATGGAAAGAATGTAGGTAAAGTAAGTAGCGATGGTGCTGATAACTATTCTCATAAAATTGGACCTTTACTTCAAGGAGCATATTCAATCAAGATTAGTTCAAAAGTTCATGGAAAGACTTTAACTGCTAAACTTAATGAAGAAATAAAATCAAATGCTAATATTAGTATGGATATTAAGACTGCTAGTTTTAAAGTTAAGAGTGTACCAAATGGCGTGGTTTATATTAATGGTGAAAAGGCCGGTAAATTAAGTAAAAATGGAATGAAGAAGTTTACTGATTATCCAATTACTGATAATATGAGCCTCTATGTTGAAACTACTGTTAAAGGTAAAAAAGTTAAATCTGAAGTGATGAAAAATGTTGAATCGCAAGTTTATGATGATGAGACTACAACATTAGAACCTGAATTTGCAGGACAAATTTCCAAAACTGATGCTGAGGATCTGTTAACTAGAGTTTTAGATACTGATGATCCTGATGAGGATTCATTTGTTGATGGTAACAATAGTCGTGCATATCACTTAATTGTTGATGCGTTAAAGAAGACAAGTGACATGGATGGTTTTGAAAGTATTGGAGATTGTAAGGTTAAAATCTTAAATACTAAACTTACAAGCAATAGAGAGTCTACTATTAATTTTCAAGTTTCTTATGAATTTGATTTTGAAGATAAAACGAATAAGCAAACTATCGAGTGGGATGGATGTATAATTCAAAATAATGGATCTACCGATAATCCAAATTATCAAATCAAGGAACTTGGAAATTCTAAAATGATTTCAAATGAAGATACAGCTGACTAA
- a CDS encoding ABC transporter ATP-binding protein: protein MTKVVQVDKITKTYGKKGEKKYEALKGIGFDVKRGEFVGIMGASGSGKTTLLNILSTLDQPTSGKVRINGRDITNLNKNQMANFRGQEIGFIFQDFNLLDNLTNRENIALPLSLQNVKSKEINSKVERIASRLGIKEILEKYPAEVSGGQKQRVAAARALVHDPAILYGDEPTGALDSDSATELLETMKDLNEKDKVSILMVTHDPYSASYAQRILFIKDGKIGKEVVRKDKNREEFYQEIITELGRR, encoded by the coding sequence ATGACTAAAGTTGTACAAGTAGACAAGATAACTAAAACTTATGGAAAAAAAGGTGAAAAGAAATACGAAGCTTTGAAAGGAATTGGCTTCGATGTTAAACGAGGGGAATTTGTAGGAATTATGGGAGCTTCTGGATCAGGAAAGACTACCCTTTTAAATATTCTCTCTACCCTTGATCAACCAACTAGTGGAAAAGTTCGAATTAATGGTCGTGATATTACAAATTTGAATAAAAACCAAATGGCTAATTTTAGAGGCCAGGAAATTGGCTTTATTTTTCAAGATTTTAACCTGCTAGACAATTTGACTAATCGCGAGAATATTGCATTACCTTTATCTTTGCAAAATGTAAAAAGTAAAGAGATTAATTCGAAGGTTGAGAGAATTGCTAGTAGATTAGGGATAAAAGAAATATTGGAAAAATATCCAGCAGAAGTATCGGGTGGTCAAAAGCAAAGAGTAGCAGCTGCACGAGCGCTTGTGCATGATCCAGCAATTTTGTATGGGGATGAACCTACCGGTGCATTAGATTCAGATAGTGCTACTGAATTATTAGAAACTATGAAAGATTTAAATGAGAAGGATAAAGTTTCAATCTTAATGGTGACTCATGATCCCTATTCAGCGTCTTATGCCCAAAGAATTCTTTTTATTAAAGATGGAAAAATTGGTAAAGAAGTAGTTAGAAAAGATAAAAATCGTGAAGAATTTTATCAAGAAATTATTACTGAATTAGGGAGAAGATAA
- a CDS encoding DUF2187 domain-containing protein, with amino-acid sequence MKKADVKLGDILGATSEEELKHPFEGKVEKVYDNSALLAITSYDPEDETAVSDLNHKMVVNFKKLKKVKKPAQTKIASTNDVKISKVSPDGNNKEKNDKKSSK; translated from the coding sequence ATGAAAAAAGCTGATGTAAAATTAGGTGATATCCTCGGCGCAACTTCTGAAGAAGAGTTAAAGCATCCCTTCGAAGGAAAAGTTGAAAAAGTTTACGACAATTCTGCTCTTCTTGCTATTACTTCTTACGATCCGGAAGATGAAACCGCAGTTAGTGATTTAAATCATAAAATGGTAGTAAATTTCAAAAAATTAAAAAAGGTTAAAAAACCTGCTCAAACTAAAATTGCTTCCACGAATGATGTTAAAATTTCAAAGGTTTCACCAGACGGAAACAATAAGGAAAAAAATGATAAGAAGAGTTCAAAGTAG
- a CDS encoding guanylate kinase encodes MQRIIIIAGPSGVGKTTVTNYLSQKYNIPRVITHTTRPMRKGEKDGESYYFETDTSFNKLHFFEHVKYGSYQYGSSREALNKAWKKSDLVTLIVDTDGVKSYLDELKEKAFFIYLTVSQPHILRQRLIGRGDNIEEINKRLDSKEFKRDLSLNPELNDKVHYLNNDDLNKTKEELDEIVKILKDSN; translated from the coding sequence TTGCAAAGAATTATCATTATAGCCGGACCTAGTGGTGTAGGAAAAACAACTGTGACCAATTATTTATCTCAAAAATATAATATTCCTCGTGTCATCACCCATACGACTCGTCCAATGCGCAAGGGTGAAAAAGATGGTGAGTCTTATTATTTTGAAACTGATACTTCTTTTAATAAGCTGCATTTTTTTGAACACGTAAAATATGGAAGTTATCAGTATGGTTCAAGTAGAGAAGCGCTTAATAAAGCTTGGAAGAAAAGTGATCTGGTTACATTAATCGTAGATACGGATGGTGTCAAATCGTATCTTGATGAATTGAAAGAAAAGGCTTTTTTTATTTATTTAACTGTGAGTCAACCTCATATTCTAAGGCAAAGACTAATTGGGCGTGGAGATAATATAGAAGAAATAAACAAAAGATTAGATAGCAAGGAATTTAAACGAGACCTAAGCTTAAATCCAGAATTAAATGACAAAGTTCATTACTTAAATAATGATGATTTAAACAAAACTAAGGAAGAATTGGATGAAATAGTCAAAATTTTAAAAGATAGTAATTAA
- a CDS encoding C40 family peptidase has product MNFKSNVIKLSAAAALTLTGIAATNSVKPATQVKAATQQVVTINYIPGYGIAVWNNYEGGHTTGQYLKHGDSYKVIKTTKDSQGNTWYDLGANQWIMAKYTVDQNSVSQAASASTANTSSVQAVINVAKAQVGKPYVWGASGPNSFDCSGLTSYAFSKGAGKNIGRTTYVQLNAGKRVSVSQLQPGDLVFWGNYHVGIYLGNNQYIHAPQPGENVKIATISSYFYPSYGVRVFN; this is encoded by the coding sequence TTGAATTTTAAATCAAACGTTATTAAGTTATCTGCTGCAGCTGCTTTAACTCTGACCGGTATCGCTGCAACTAACTCTGTTAAGCCCGCAACTCAAGTAAAAGCTGCCACTCAACAAGTAGTAACTATTAATTACATTCCTGGTTATGGTATTGCTGTATGGAACAACTATGAAGGTGGTCATACAACTGGTCAATATTTAAAACATGGTGATAGTTATAAAGTAATTAAGACTACTAAGGATTCACAAGGTAATACTTGGTATGATTTAGGTGCAAATCAATGGATTATGGCTAAGTACACTGTTGATCAAAACTCTGTAAGCCAAGCTGCTAGTGCATCTACTGCTAACACTTCATCTGTTCAAGCTGTTATTAATGTAGCTAAGGCGCAAGTTGGTAAGCCTTACGTATGGGGTGCTTCTGGTCCTAATAGTTTTGATTGTTCTGGTTTAACTTCATATGCCTTTTCTAAGGGTGCTGGCAAAAATATTGGACGTACTACTTATGTTCAATTAAATGCTGGTAAACGTGTTTCTGTAAGCCAATTACAACCAGGTGATTTAGTATTCTGGGGTAACTATCATGTAGGTATTTACCTTGGTAATAACCAATACATCCATGCACCTCAACCAGGTGAAAATGTAAAGATTGCTACTATTAGCAGTTACTTCTACCCATCATATGGTGTGCGTGTATTTAACTAA
- a CDS encoding APC family permease: MDSFDTARKRKQLTWPVIALMDFVTVIGFDDIIYNFQNQGLAVVSDWILLLILFVIPYELIVGQLGSTFSNDGGGLSSWIRHTSGDKMGYITAWCYWVVSLPYLVDVANSTVVSFAWLFKGHALSDAEMSNWAFALFTALIFVIFIFFQHRFANTLQWLGIIGGGAMFIMTILFVIMTAVYLGEGRHIATQPFQFKNFLPTFDMKFFMSLGLLIFAMNGAEFIAPYVTEMKDGPKNFPKAMYMLAIMTAFLTIFGSFSLGVFFNAHHLPDDLKMNGSYYAFQAMGNKFGLGNFFLYLFIITQAIYMIAQLAILVDGGARIFLSDTAKRYLPRQLTKTDKNGLPINGYWLTTGICSVLLFLSATLPSVNDIFNQLLNLNGIVSPYVTGLLFWAFIKVRANHDKFKSEYVYIKNRTLALIVGWWCLIVTVTGATFGIIPIDAKFGSPTWIHMLVLNIVEPLIMIGLGIILPLIAKWQRNHDKQNA; the protein is encoded by the coding sequence ATGGATTCGTTTGATACAGCACGAAAAAGAAAACAACTAACTTGGCCAGTTATTGCCCTGATGGACTTTGTAACCGTAATTGGCTTCGATGACATCATTTATAATTTTCAAAATCAGGGACTAGCTGTTGTTAGTGATTGGATTTTATTATTAATTTTATTTGTTATTCCTTACGAATTAATCGTAGGACAACTTGGCTCTACTTTTTCCAATGATGGTGGTGGCTTATCTTCTTGGATTCGCCATACCTCTGGTGACAAAATGGGCTACATTACAGCATGGTGCTATTGGGTAGTTTCCTTACCTTACTTAGTAGACGTCGCAAATTCAACAGTTGTCTCATTTGCTTGGCTATTTAAAGGGCACGCTTTGAGTGATGCAGAGATGAGTAATTGGGCCTTTGCATTATTTACCGCTTTAATCTTTGTTATCTTTATTTTCTTCCAACATCGCTTTGCTAACACATTACAATGGCTAGGAATCATTGGTGGTGGAGCAATGTTTATTATGACTATCCTCTTCGTAATCATGACTGCCGTTTACTTAGGCGAAGGTCGTCATATTGCTACCCAGCCTTTCCAATTTAAAAACTTTCTTCCAACTTTTGATATGAAGTTCTTCATGTCACTTGGACTTCTAATTTTTGCCATGAATGGGGCTGAGTTCATCGCACCCTACGTTACTGAAATGAAAGATGGTCCTAAGAATTTCCCTAAGGCAATGTATATGTTGGCAATTATGACTGCATTTTTAACAATCTTTGGTTCATTTTCTCTTGGTGTATTCTTTAATGCCCATCACTTACCTGATGATTTAAAAATGAATGGCTCATACTATGCCTTTCAAGCAATGGGAAATAAATTTGGTTTAGGGAATTTCTTCCTTTATCTTTTTATCATTACCCAAGCTATATATATGATTGCGCAACTTGCTATTTTAGTTGACGGTGGAGCACGAATTTTCCTATCTGATACTGCTAAGCGTTACTTACCAAGACAATTAACTAAAACTGATAAGAATGGTTTACCAATTAACGGATATTGGCTAACTACTGGAATTTGTTCAGTACTACTTTTCTTAAGTGCTACTTTACCTTCAGTAAATGACATTTTTAATCAATTACTTAACTTAAACGGTATTGTTTCACCTTATGTAACTGGACTTTTATTCTGGGCCTTTATTAAAGTAAGAGCTAATCATGATAAGTTTAAATCTGAATATGTTTACATTAAAAATAGAACTTTAGCCTTAATTGTAGGTTGGTGGTGCTTAATTGTAACCGTTACTGGTGCAACCTTTGGTATTATCCCTATTGATGCTAAATTTGGTAGTCCTACTTGGATTCATATGTTAGTTTTAAACATTGTTGAACCATTAATTATGATTGGACTCGGAATTATATTGCCATTAATTGCCAAATGGCAAAGAAATCATGACAAACAAAACGCATAA
- a CDS encoding O-antigen ligase family protein: MQKKVNRVLFWFILIQPFLELDWFYKGPLSTILPFTIPTIIRIVGVFIVFLMYFSQKYNWQRIRKQWWVLSYIILLLIYIILHLYHVRPANFHAVDPNGYGYSTFGEIFYLLRMLLPIIILYISRYTNFSEKQFEHLIQALSGLFSLTIVITNLFVVSLTAYGSYGVRWIHANIFSWFTSNNYAYFELASKGFFYLANTISAILFFLMPLMLYFLYKDFKVLNIILVIAQALAMLMLGTKVGAYGLFIDFIVFIIFYLIHLFVLKNIKVNKKFLITILLVIVGSSIIVPHSPMFRRNTYDIGVADNRGKKANIKKNDDVLKKDLKKYKGAKREKVLKHFIKKHYYAYSLKKGFVMKGYSYKYDPDFWLTVMQSPINERLNYRHLEIKMLNKVVNNNNNKYDKFLGISYIRENNIFPLERDFLAQYYSLGIVGALLFLGVYIYELFYLLYYWFKSKENRQFINTIILIALGFILVAAFYSGNVMDYLTATLIMAFVYGYGLQLVDHANKSKKLNKS; this comes from the coding sequence TTGCAAAAAAAAGTAAATCGCGTTTTATTTTGGTTTATCTTAATCCAACCCTTTTTAGAGCTTGACTGGTTCTATAAGGGACCTTTATCTACCATTTTACCCTTTACCATTCCAACTATAATTCGTATTGTAGGAGTGTTTATTGTATTCTTAATGTATTTTAGCCAAAAGTATAATTGGCAGAGAATTCGTAAACAGTGGTGGGTATTATCTTACATCATCTTATTACTTATCTATATTATCCTTCATCTCTACCATGTACGACCAGCAAACTTTCACGCTGTAGATCCTAATGGATATGGTTATTCAACATTTGGAGAAATTTTTTACCTTTTAAGAATGTTACTTCCGATAATCATTCTTTACATTTCCAGATATACAAATTTTTCTGAAAAACAATTTGAGCACCTTATTCAAGCGCTATCAGGTCTTTTTTCACTCACTATTGTAATAACTAATCTTTTTGTAGTTTCTTTAACTGCATATGGTTCTTATGGCGTGCGCTGGATTCATGCCAATATTTTTTCTTGGTTTACTTCAAACAATTATGCTTACTTTGAATTAGCCTCTAAAGGATTCTTTTATTTAGCAAATACTATTTCTGCTATATTATTTTTCTTAATGCCGCTTATGCTTTATTTCCTTTATAAAGATTTCAAAGTGTTGAACATTATCTTAGTAATTGCCCAAGCATTGGCTATGTTAATGCTTGGTACTAAAGTTGGCGCATACGGATTATTTATTGACTTTATTGTATTTATTATCTTTTATTTGATTCATCTCTTTGTTCTTAAGAACATTAAAGTAAATAAGAAATTTTTAATAACAATTCTTCTGGTTATCGTGGGAAGTAGTATCATCGTGCCTCACAGTCCAATGTTTAGACGAAACACTTATGATATTGGCGTGGCAGATAACCGAGGTAAAAAAGCAAATATCAAGAAAAACGATGATGTACTAAAAAAGGACTTAAAGAAATATAAGGGAGCTAAAAGAGAAAAAGTTCTCAAACATTTTATCAAAAAACATTATTATGCTTATTCCTTAAAGAAGGGCTTTGTTATGAAGGGATATTCATATAAATATGATCCTGATTTTTGGCTAACAGTAATGCAAAGTCCGATTAATGAGCGACTTAACTATCGTCATCTTGAGATTAAAATGCTAAATAAGGTAGTAAACAACAACAATAATAAATATGATAAATTTTTAGGTATCTCTTATATCAGAGAAAATAATATTTTCCCTCTAGAACGAGATTTTCTTGCCCAATACTACTCACTTGGAATAGTTGGCGCTCTTCTATTCTTGGGAGTTTATATTTATGAATTATTTTACCTGCTTTATTACTGGTTTAAATCAAAAGAAAATCGCCAATTTATTAATACTATTATTTTAATTGCCTTAGGTTTTATCCTTGTTGCCGCATTTTACTCAGGAAATGTAATGGATTACCTCACAGCCACTTTGATAATGGCCTTCGTGTATGGCTATGGTCTACAGCTAGTTGATCATGCAAATAAATCTAAAAAACTAAATAAATCCTAA